Proteins encoded by one window of Desulfovibrio ferrophilus:
- the infA gene encoding translation initiation factor IF-1, with protein MAKEEAIEVQGTVEEALPNATFRVKLENDHEVLAHISGKMRKFRIRVLPGDKVTVELSPYDLTRGRITYRPR; from the coding sequence ATGGCCAAGGAAGAAGCAATTGAAGTTCAGGGCACAGTCGAAGAAGCGCTGCCTAACGCGACGTTCCGAGTCAAACTTGAGAACGATCACGAAGTGTTGGCACACATTTCCGGCAAGATGCGCAAGTTCCGCATCCGTGTGCTGCCCGGCGACAAGGTCACAGTGGAGCTTTCTCCCTACGACCTGACCCGTGGCCGCATCACCTACCGCCCGCGCTAA
- the fosX gene encoding FosX/FosE/FosI family fosfomycin resistance hydrolase gives MIEGLSHITFIVRDLERTSRFLTTVFDAEQVYASGEELHSIAPERFFMVGGVWIAIMEGEPLPEPSYNHVAFKVSENLLETYAQRVRGMGLEVHAGRQRIPGEAQSLYFHDYDDHLFELHTGTLDQRLKAYK, from the coding sequence ATGATAGAAGGACTCAGTCATATCACGTTCATCGTGCGCGATCTTGAGCGGACGTCCAGATTCCTGACGACCGTATTCGACGCCGAGCAGGTTTACGCCAGTGGAGAGGAACTCCACTCCATCGCGCCGGAACGTTTTTTCATGGTCGGTGGTGTCTGGATAGCGATCATGGAGGGAGAACCTCTGCCTGAGCCTTCCTACAACCATGTCGCGTTCAAGGTTTCTGAAAATCTCCTGGAGACATACGCGCAACGAGTTCGTGGCATGGGACTTGAGGTTCATGCCGGTCGCCAGAGGATTCCGGGCGAAGCTCAGTCGCTGTACTTCCATGATTATGACGACCATCTCTTTGAGCTGCATACCGGAACTCTGGACCAACGGCTGAAGGCCTACAAATAA
- a CDS encoding FmdE family protein, translated as MNIGEYTFEEFKEKAREFHGYPAPGLLIGGYMVEEAKKRLPKDTLFEAMVESGKCLPDAVQLLTLCSVGNNWMKVLNLGRYAVSLYDKFTGEGFRVAVDAKKLENWPEIRSWFLKLKPKAEQDTEKLFAEIETAGPSICSIQPIVIDKRWLGHAHMGGVHVCPSCGEPYPGKDGAICRGCQGEAPYQLTDAAIPELPSQSAPELEAVAVEDAVGGKALHDMTEIKPGETKEPAFKAGQALTAGDVCRLQQMGKHHVYVEGEHPGDEWVHENDAVEAFAKRIAGDGIAYDLPASEGKINFRAEHGGLLSIDLEALTRFNMAPDVMCATRQGDLLVEAGKDVAGSRAIPLYISRDNYSRALAALGDEPLLSVLPLRKAKVGILVTGTEVFQGLIEDKFAPIITSKIEKLGSEVRGSLLVPDDREKIADGVRQLIVQGADLIVTTAGMSVDPDDVTRHALADAGMAADALYGMPVLPGTMTLIGHIGPVQVLGVPACALFYKTTGFDLILPRLLAGKRITRADLARLGEGGFCLQCKACTFPKCPFGK; from the coding sequence ATGAATATCGGTGAGTACACGTTCGAGGAGTTCAAGGAAAAAGCTCGCGAGTTCCATGGCTATCCGGCACCGGGACTGCTCATTGGCGGCTACATGGTAGAGGAAGCCAAGAAACGCCTGCCCAAGGACACACTGTTCGAGGCTATGGTGGAATCCGGCAAATGCCTGCCCGACGCCGTACAACTGCTGACATTATGTTCTGTGGGCAACAACTGGATGAAGGTCCTGAACCTGGGCCGCTATGCCGTATCGCTCTACGACAAATTTACGGGCGAGGGCTTTCGGGTGGCCGTGGATGCCAAGAAACTGGAGAATTGGCCCGAAATCCGCTCCTGGTTCCTGAAGCTGAAGCCCAAGGCCGAGCAGGACACCGAAAAACTGTTTGCGGAGATCGAAACCGCCGGCCCGTCCATCTGCTCCATCCAGCCCATCGTCATCGACAAGCGCTGGCTGGGACATGCCCACATGGGCGGTGTCCATGTCTGTCCGTCCTGCGGCGAGCCCTATCCCGGCAAGGACGGCGCCATCTGCCGAGGCTGCCAGGGTGAAGCGCCCTATCAGCTTACGGATGCCGCCATTCCCGAGCTTCCGTCACAGAGTGCTCCAGAGCTAGAAGCTGTCGCCGTTGAAGACGCCGTGGGCGGCAAGGCCCTGCACGACATGACCGAAATCAAGCCCGGCGAGACCAAGGAACCGGCCTTCAAGGCCGGGCAAGCCCTGACTGCAGGAGACGTCTGTCGCCTGCAGCAGATGGGCAAACACCATGTCTATGTGGAAGGGGAACACCCCGGCGACGAATGGGTGCATGAAAACGATGCGGTGGAGGCTTTTGCCAAGCGTATCGCCGGTGACGGCATCGCCTATGACCTCCCGGCCTCGGAAGGCAAGATCAATTTCCGCGCGGAGCATGGTGGGCTATTGTCCATTGATCTGGAAGCACTGACGCGTTTCAACATGGCGCCCGACGTGATGTGCGCCACCCGCCAGGGCGACCTGCTTGTCGAGGCAGGCAAAGACGTAGCGGGCAGCCGCGCCATCCCCCTCTATATCTCGCGCGACAACTACAGCCGCGCTCTTGCCGCACTGGGCGACGAGCCACTGCTCTCGGTGCTGCCCCTGCGCAAGGCAAAAGTTGGTATTCTGGTCACGGGAACCGAGGTCTTCCAGGGGTTGATCGAAGACAAATTCGCACCCATCATCACCAGCAAAATCGAGAAACTTGGCAGCGAGGTCCGAGGCAGCCTGCTCGTACCTGATGACCGGGAGAAGATCGCCGACGGTGTCCGACAACTGATCGTCCAGGGCGCAGACCTCATCGTGACTACAGCGGGCATGAGCGTGGACCCCGACGATGTCACCCGCCACGCCCTGGCTGACGCAGGAATGGCTGCCGACGCGCTCTACGGCATGCCGGTATTGCCCGGAACCATGACCCTCATCGGCCACATCGGCCCGGTGCAGGTGCTGGGCGTCCCGGCCTGTGCCCTGTTCTACAAGACTACCGGATTCGACCTGATCCTGCCGCGCCTGCTGGCGGGCAAGCGCATCACGCGCGCGGATCTGGCTCGCCTGGGCGAGGGTGGCTTCTGCCTGCAGTGCAAGGCCTGCACCTTCCCCAAGTGCCCCTTTGGCAAGTAA
- a CDS encoding iron-containing alcohol dehydrogenase: MNNFTFHIPTQVHFGVGQIAALPEALKAHGATRVLLAYGGGSIKKYGVYDEVVRELNNAGLPFAELTGIQPNPRVESVREGITMIRDQNLDFILAVGGGSVIDCCKAIAAGAPYLDGDVMDLLTGKAMAQTTVPLGTVLTLAATGSELNNGAVITAGEDHKKLVLFHPGLFPRFSILDPAYTATLPPKQTAAGAADILCHLMEQYFNPAPGTQVQDRMNEGLMRVVLDNAETALAEPDNLEARANLLWASSMALAGLQLMLGKPMAGFPIHFLGHELSSLNDMTHGVSLALLTPAWMRLVMRENPENIAPLAAFARNVMDVTESDDMTAAQQGIKRLEDWYKRINMPANLREAGVPEDKLRYLADKVMEGRQPFGPLTPIDANRAEVIFREAF, encoded by the coding sequence ATGAACAATTTCACTTTTCATATCCCCACACAGGTGCATTTCGGCGTTGGCCAGATTGCTGCCCTTCCTGAAGCCCTCAAAGCCCACGGCGCCACACGCGTGCTGCTGGCCTATGGCGGCGGCTCCATCAAGAAGTACGGCGTCTACGACGAGGTGGTGCGGGAATTGAACAACGCGGGGCTGCCCTTTGCGGAGCTGACAGGCATTCAGCCCAATCCGCGAGTGGAGAGCGTGCGCGAAGGGATCACCATGATCCGCGACCAGAATCTGGACTTCATCCTGGCTGTGGGCGGTGGATCGGTCATTGACTGCTGCAAGGCCATTGCCGCTGGTGCCCCATACTTGGACGGGGACGTCATGGACCTGCTCACGGGCAAGGCCATGGCTCAAACCACCGTCCCACTGGGTACGGTGCTGACCCTGGCTGCGACCGGATCAGAGCTGAACAACGGAGCGGTCATCACTGCTGGCGAGGACCACAAGAAACTCGTACTTTTCCATCCCGGACTCTTCCCGCGTTTCTCCATTCTGGACCCGGCTTACACCGCAACCCTCCCCCCCAAGCAGACTGCCGCGGGCGCTGCAGACATCCTGTGTCACCTGATGGAGCAGTACTTCAATCCCGCTCCGGGGACACAAGTGCAGGACCGCATGAATGAAGGCCTGATGCGCGTGGTGTTGGACAACGCCGAAACTGCGCTGGCTGAACCGGACAACCTTGAGGCACGCGCCAACCTGCTCTGGGCCAGTTCCATGGCTTTGGCAGGGCTGCAACTGATGTTGGGCAAGCCCATGGCCGGCTTTCCCATCCACTTCCTGGGGCACGAACTGTCCAGCCTGAACGACATGACCCACGGAGTTTCACTGGCCCTGTTGACCCCGGCCTGGATGCGCCTTGTCATGCGAGAAAACCCAGAAAATATCGCCCCGCTAGCCGCCTTTGCACGCAACGTCATGGACGTGACCGAATCCGATGACATGACTGCCGCACAGCAGGGCATCAAGCGTCTGGAAGACTGGTACAAGCGCATCAACATGCCCGCCAATCTGCGCGAAGCGGGCGTCCCCGAGGATAAACTCCGCTATCTGGCCGACAAAGTCATGGAAGGGCGCCAACCCTTTGGCCCGCTGACGCCCATTGATGCGAACCGTGCAGAGGTCATCTTCCGGGAGGCCTTCTAG
- the eutC gene encoding ethanolamine ammonia-lyase subunit EutC, with the protein MSTRKTPATTQKSTDSSQFVTADPWTELKCFTDARIGLGRCGTSLPLSESLSFKLAHAQARDAVHQPFKIDELAHGLEIAGIRHLRLNSAVADREEYLTRPDKGRKLSTVSREFLETQVKDFDLCLVIADGLSSRAIHENALSFARGFLGLTKHAALSVAPVCLVENGRVAVADEIASILQAEVVVILIGERPGLSSPNSLGVYMTYNAKPGTTDEARNCISNVREGGLSIKDGVQKLAYLMEEALRIKTSGVALKDKMPANHLPFGIALTALTKSEDAPA; encoded by the coding sequence ATGAGCACCAGGAAAACACCTGCAACAACACAAAAGTCGACGGACAGCAGCCAATTCGTCACCGCCGATCCCTGGACCGAGCTGAAATGCTTCACCGATGCCCGCATCGGACTCGGACGCTGTGGAACAAGTTTGCCACTGTCCGAGAGCCTCTCCTTCAAGCTGGCTCATGCACAGGCCAGGGATGCCGTTCACCAACCCTTCAAAATTGACGAGTTGGCGCACGGACTCGAAATCGCAGGGATACGGCATCTGCGCCTAAATAGTGCTGTTGCAGACCGGGAGGAGTACCTGACTCGCCCGGACAAGGGCAGAAAACTCAGCACGGTCTCACGCGAATTTCTGGAGACGCAGGTCAAGGACTTCGACCTCTGCCTGGTCATCGCGGACGGTCTGTCTTCCCGCGCCATCCACGAAAACGCTCTCAGCTTTGCACGTGGCTTTCTGGGGCTGACCAAACATGCCGCCCTCAGCGTCGCACCGGTCTGTCTGGTGGAAAACGGGCGTGTGGCCGTGGCCGACGAAATCGCCAGCATCCTTCAGGCCGAGGTGGTCGTGATCCTGATTGGTGAACGCCCGGGCCTCAGCTCCCCCAACTCGCTGGGGGTCTACATGACCTATAACGCCAAGCCGGGCACCACTGACGAAGCTCGCAACTGCATCTCCAACGTCCGTGAAGGCGGCCTCTCCATCAAGGACGGCGTGCAAAAACTGGCTTACCTCATGGAAGAAGCCCTGCGCATCAAGACCTCGGGCGTGGCTCTGAAAGATAAAATGCCTGCAAATCATCTGCCCTTCGGCATTGCCCTGACAGCCCTGACCAAGTCCGAGGACGCCCCTGCCTAA
- a CDS encoding ethanolamine ammonia-lyase subunit EutB: protein MSTALTTPKKKARPLKELLAKATPLRSGDVLAGVAAQTEEERVRAQIELADVPLTRFLDECIIPYEGDEVTRLIIDGHDKGAFAPISGFTVGELRDWLLTDAATPQALTALAPGITPEMAAATSKLMRMQDLILVGAKCEVVTRFRNTIGLPGTFSVRLQPNHPTDDMKGIAASTLDGLMYGCGDAVIGINPATDNLDNITKLLWMLDSVVQKHEIPTQTCVLTHVTTTMEAIENGAPVDLCFQSIAGTEQANASFGINLSLLKDAHQATLSLNRGTVGNNCMYFETGQGSALSANANHGVDQQTIEARAYAVARAFDPLLVNTVVGFIGPEYLYNGKQIMRAGLEDHFCGKLMGLPMGVDICYTNHAEADQDDMDVLLTLLGTAGCKFVMGIPGADDIMLNYQSTSFHDAAYLRKLLNLKPAPEFATWLESVGVHDREGQLLPILKSNNLLGLSDGLK from the coding sequence ATGAGCACTGCCCTGACAACGCCAAAGAAAAAAGCAAGGCCCCTCAAGGAACTCCTGGCCAAGGCCACGCCACTGCGCTCCGGCGATGTGCTGGCCGGAGTTGCGGCACAAACAGAGGAAGAGAGGGTCCGGGCACAGATCGAGCTAGCAGACGTCCCACTCACCAGATTTCTTGACGAATGCATCATCCCCTACGAGGGCGACGAGGTGACACGACTAATCATCGACGGTCACGACAAGGGCGCCTTTGCCCCCATAAGCGGCTTCACAGTGGGTGAACTGCGCGACTGGCTGCTGACCGACGCTGCAACACCCCAGGCCCTGACCGCCTTGGCTCCGGGCATCACCCCAGAAATGGCAGCCGCGACCTCCAAGCTGATGCGCATGCAGGACCTGATCCTCGTGGGCGCCAAATGTGAAGTCGTGACTCGTTTCAGGAACACCATCGGCCTGCCCGGCACCTTTTCCGTACGCCTGCAGCCCAACCACCCCACCGACGACATGAAAGGCATTGCGGCATCCACTCTTGACGGGCTGATGTATGGCTGCGGAGACGCTGTCATCGGCATCAACCCCGCCACCGACAATCTCGATAACATCACCAAGCTGCTCTGGATGCTGGATTCGGTGGTGCAGAAGCACGAAATCCCCACCCAAACCTGCGTCCTGACCCACGTGACAACAACCATGGAAGCCATTGAAAACGGCGCGCCTGTGGACCTTTGCTTCCAATCCATCGCTGGCACCGAGCAAGCCAACGCCAGCTTCGGCATCAACCTCAGCCTGCTCAAGGATGCCCATCAGGCCACCCTGTCCCTGAACCGTGGGACCGTGGGCAACAACTGCATGTATTTCGAAACAGGTCAGGGCAGCGCCCTGTCCGCCAACGCCAACCACGGCGTGGATCAGCAGACCATCGAGGCCAGAGCTTATGCCGTAGCGCGGGCCTTCGACCCGCTGCTGGTCAACACGGTTGTCGGCTTCATTGGCCCGGAATATCTGTACAATGGCAAACAAATCATGCGCGCCGGGCTGGAAGATCATTTCTGCGGCAAACTCATGGGTCTGCCCATGGGTGTAGACATCTGCTACACCAACCATGCCGAGGCCGACCAGGATGACATGGATGTTCTACTGACCCTGCTGGGAACAGCGGGTTGCAAATTTGTCATGGGGATTCCCGGCGCCGACGACATCATGCTCAACTACCAGTCGACCTCGTTCCACGACGCTGCGTATCTACGCAAATTGCTGAATCTGAAACCGGCTCCTGAATTCGCCACATGGCTTGAATCCGTTGGTGTTCATGACCGGGAAGGGCAACTCCTGCCCATTTTGAAATCCAACAACCTTCTAGGCCTGTCGGACGGTCTGAAATGA
- a CDS encoding TRAP transporter large permease: protein MSYEMIGLLMFTSLMIMLLTGQRVFGAVGFVAAAASLALWGNGGAEMPFNASIVLLNWYPMLTLPLFIFMGYMLSESGIANDLYKMFHVFMGPLHGGLAIGTIVLMVAISAMNGLSVAGMAIGSSIALPEMLKRGYDKRMVTGVIQAGSSLGIMVPPSIVLVLYGMIARQPVSQLWLAGVFPGLLLAVLFIGYIVIRCKLNPEMGPVLPKEERDIPSWEKFKLLGAGVLPLAIVFSVTGLFMMGVTSLVESSAVGAAAALLAAIVKKRLSREVMDNTLQQTLGVSCMFMWIILAALAYGAVFDGLGAVHAIEKLFIEDWGLSPWGVLIMMQVSYIVMGMFLDDTAMLVIVAPLYIPLIIHLGFNPIWYGVLYTVTCQIAYMTPPFGYNLFLMKAMAPKEITLVDIYSSIVPFVILMVIGLGLIMAFPEIALYLPKLYFGK, encoded by the coding sequence ATGAGCTATGAAATGATCGGTCTTTTGATGTTCACCTCGCTGATGATCATGCTTCTTACAGGCCAGCGCGTCTTCGGAGCCGTCGGTTTCGTGGCCGCAGCGGCCTCCCTGGCCCTGTGGGGCAACGGCGGCGCTGAGATGCCGTTCAATGCCAGCATCGTCCTGCTCAACTGGTACCCGATGCTGACCCTGCCCCTGTTCATCTTCATGGGCTATATGCTCTCGGAATCCGGCATTGCCAACGACCTGTACAAGATGTTCCACGTCTTCATGGGACCGCTCCATGGTGGGCTGGCCATCGGCACCATTGTCCTGATGGTCGCCATCTCGGCCATGAACGGACTGTCCGTGGCAGGCATGGCCATCGGCAGCAGCATCGCTCTGCCGGAGATGCTCAAACGTGGATACGACAAGCGCATGGTCACAGGCGTTATTCAGGCGGGTAGCTCGCTGGGTATCATGGTTCCGCCCAGCATCGTGTTGGTGCTCTACGGCATGATCGCACGCCAGCCCGTGAGCCAGCTGTGGCTGGCCGGAGTCTTCCCGGGCCTGCTTCTGGCTGTCCTTTTCATTGGCTACATCGTGATCCGCTGCAAGCTGAACCCCGAGATGGGCCCCGTACTCCCCAAGGAAGAACGAGACATCCCCTCCTGGGAGAAGTTCAAGCTGCTCGGCGCCGGTGTTCTGCCTCTGGCCATTGTCTTCTCGGTGACCGGACTATTCATGATGGGTGTCACCAGCTTGGTGGAGAGCTCTGCTGTTGGCGCAGCCGCCGCCCTGCTTGCCGCAATTGTCAAAAAACGCCTTTCACGTGAGGTCATGGACAACACACTGCAGCAGACACTGGGCGTGAGCTGCATGTTCATGTGGATCATCCTGGCGGCCCTGGCCTACGGCGCGGTCTTCGATGGCCTGGGCGCGGTGCACGCCATCGAGAAGCTGTTCATCGAGGATTGGGGTCTGTCCCCCTGGGGTGTCTTGATCATGATGCAGGTCTCCTACATCGTGATGGGTATGTTCCTGGACGACACGGCCATGCTGGTCATCGTCGCCCCCCTGTACATTCCGCTGATCATCCACCTGGGCTTCAACCCCATCTGGTACGGCGTGCTGTATACCGTCACCTGCCAGATCGCGTACATGACGCCACCGTTTGGCTACAACCTGTTCCTGATGAAAGCCATGGCACCCAAGGAAATCACACTGGTGGACATCTACAGTTCCATCGTGCCATTTGTTATCCTAATGGTTATAGGTCTTGGCCTGATCATGGCCTTCCCGGAGATCGCCTTGTATCTGCCCAAGCTCTACTTCGGTAAATAG
- a CDS encoding TRAP transporter small permease subunit, whose translation MPNAIKTYVRYVDKINLYVGTATMYLVFVMMGILLFSSISRTVFDTPHIWAVELSQFTMAAYYLLGGGFSMILRAHVRMDVLYSTWKPKTQATMDAITSFFLLFYLGTLLYGGISSTAYSLEYGQRNYSAWNPPMSPIKIIMCIGILLMLLQSLSNFFKDLAKAKGEEL comes from the coding sequence TTGCCAAATGCAATCAAAACCTACGTGCGATACGTCGACAAGATTAATCTCTATGTCGGCACAGCCACGATGTACCTCGTATTCGTGATGATGGGGATTCTGCTGTTCTCATCCATATCAAGAACCGTCTTTGACACCCCGCACATCTGGGCTGTGGAACTGTCCCAATTCACCATGGCTGCCTATTACCTTCTGGGAGGTGGGTTCTCCATGATTCTGCGGGCGCACGTACGCATGGACGTGCTCTACAGCACATGGAAGCCCAAAACTCAGGCAACCATGGATGCCATCACCTCGTTTTTCCTGCTCTTCTACCTTGGCACGCTGCTCTACGGCGGCATTTCAAGCACGGCCTATTCCCTGGAATACGGCCAGCGTAACTACTCCGCCTGGAACCCACCCATGTCGCCCATCAAGATTATCATGTGCATCGGCATCCTGCTGATGCTGCTGCAGTCCCTCTCCAACTTCTTCAAGGATCTGGCCAAGGCCAAAGGAGAGGAACTGTAA
- a CDS encoding TRAP transporter substrate-binding protein encodes MKRREFLKKAGVGATAAVAATAGTVVNAPFVHASQKSTIRWRLQTYAGPALAEHVIKPQIEAFNKAANNEMVIELYNADQLIPTGELFRAMQRGTIDAVQSDDDSIAAPVDVSIFAAYFPFASRYSLDVPTLFNHYGLKEIWEEAYSEVDGVKWLSAGSWDPCNFATREPIRSVKDLKGKRVFTFPTGGRFLKRFGVVPVTLPWEDVEVALQTGELDGIAWSGITEDYTVGWADVTKYYLTNNISGAWAGSYFANSDKWEALPEHLKTLFKLSMDSSHYYRLHWYWWGEAYYRTHGGKLELTTIPEEEWSIVENEAMKYWDELAAKSPRSAKIVKILKEYTETMKKAGKPYRY; translated from the coding sequence ATGAAAAGAAGAGAATTCCTTAAAAAGGCCGGAGTCGGTGCCACGGCGGCCGTAGCAGCCACAGCAGGCACCGTCGTCAATGCCCCCTTCGTACATGCCTCGCAGAAGTCCACCATTCGTTGGCGACTGCAGACCTACGCAGGCCCTGCCCTGGCGGAGCACGTCATCAAGCCCCAGATCGAAGCCTTCAACAAGGCTGCCAATAATGAAATGGTCATCGAACTGTACAATGCCGACCAGCTGATCCCCACCGGCGAGCTGTTCCGGGCTATGCAGCGCGGCACCATCGATGCGGTCCAGAGCGACGACGATTCCATCGCTGCACCCGTTGATGTCTCCATTTTCGCCGCCTACTTCCCCTTTGCCTCCCGTTATTCGCTGGATGTGCCCACCCTGTTCAACCACTACGGGCTCAAGGAAATTTGGGAAGAAGCCTACAGTGAAGTCGATGGCGTCAAGTGGCTTTCCGCTGGCTCCTGGGACCCCTGCAACTTTGCCACGCGCGAACCCATCCGTAGCGTCAAGGACTTGAAAGGCAAGCGAGTCTTCACCTTCCCCACCGGCGGACGCTTCCTGAAGCGTTTCGGCGTTGTCCCCGTCACCCTGCCTTGGGAAGATGTTGAAGTCGCACTGCAAACCGGCGAACTCGATGGCATTGCCTGGTCCGGCATCACCGAAGACTACACAGTGGGCTGGGCCGATGTGACCAAGTACTACCTGACCAATAACATCTCCGGCGCTTGGGCTGGCTCCTATTTTGCCAACTCCGACAAATGGGAGGCCCTGCCTGAGCATCTGAAAACCCTATTCAAGCTTTCCATGGACAGCTCTCACTACTACCGCTTGCACTGGTACTGGTGGGGAGAGGCTTACTACCGCACTCACGGCGGCAAGCTGGAACTGACCACCATCCCCGAAGAAGAATGGTCCATCGTCGAAAACGAGGCCATGAAATACTGGGACGAATTGGCTGCCAAGAGTCCCAGAAGCGCAAAGATCGTCAAGATACTCAAGGAATACACAGAAACCATGAAGAAGGCTGGCAAGCCTTACCGCTACTAG
- a CDS encoding glycosyltransferase family 2 protein has translation MPVGGGIVSSACVGIVVPVYNAWSFTEKCLESIAGACAGVELEIVVVDNGSIDETPSACPVLGGRLFGDRFHYERFETNLNFGPACNAGAKLISAEYVFFLNNDITVEFNWLEPLLDAFDRQCAIGAVCPLLLYPETRRVQHLGVAFSPIQQVEHLFQYFPEDHPVVSQPRSLQAINAAALMMPRALFVDIGGFEPGYVNGFEDLELSMEIRRRGKGLVCVPGSRMLHYESQSGGRFDADDENSERFAERCGGEIISDMNDLLESAGYRLDVTPWFDAYAVLTEARVQELAATDLAGFTLQEVWEMLQAEPLWNQGYDLLARSLEAIARWSEAVEIRLLQQQLCPSMEALRALGKCASKAGRPQVATQCFEYLQQYQNLMTDPDSRARRFREINKYLSKQPESVVSVYRAALLARGHAEGVVDG, from the coding sequence ATGCCGGTAGGTGGGGGTATCGTGTCTAGTGCGTGCGTAGGAATCGTTGTTCCTGTCTATAATGCTTGGAGTTTTACGGAAAAATGTCTTGAGTCTATTGCCGGAGCTTGTGCCGGTGTCGAATTGGAAATTGTCGTAGTTGATAATGGCTCCATCGACGAGACGCCTTCTGCTTGTCCTGTTCTCGGGGGGAGGTTGTTTGGAGACAGGTTCCATTATGAGCGCTTTGAAACTAATTTGAATTTCGGACCTGCGTGTAATGCCGGTGCAAAGCTGATTTCGGCCGAATATGTTTTTTTTCTCAATAATGACATAACGGTTGAATTCAATTGGCTTGAACCTCTGCTCGATGCTTTTGATCGGCAGTGCGCCATTGGCGCGGTCTGTCCCCTGTTGTTGTATCCGGAGACGAGGCGGGTGCAGCATCTGGGAGTGGCCTTCAGCCCAATTCAACAGGTGGAGCACCTGTTTCAATATTTCCCCGAGGATCATCCGGTTGTCTCGCAGCCGCGCTCTCTTCAAGCTATCAATGCCGCGGCCTTGATGATGCCTCGAGCGCTGTTTGTGGATATTGGAGGGTTCGAGCCTGGGTATGTAAACGGATTTGAGGACCTTGAACTGTCCATGGAGATCCGACGAAGAGGAAAAGGGTTGGTGTGCGTTCCCGGTTCGCGGATGCTGCATTATGAATCTCAGTCGGGAGGACGGTTTGACGCCGACGACGAGAATAGTGAGCGCTTCGCAGAGCGTTGTGGTGGCGAGATTATTTCTGATATGAACGATTTGTTGGAAAGCGCGGGCTACAGGCTTGATGTGACGCCCTGGTTTGATGCGTATGCGGTATTGACGGAAGCCCGCGTTCAGGAGCTTGCAGCGACAGATCTTGCAGGGTTTACCCTTCAGGAGGTCTGGGAGATGCTGCAGGCGGAGCCGTTGTGGAATCAAGGGTATGATCTCTTGGCTCGGTCGCTTGAGGCCATTGCAAGGTGGAGCGAAGCTGTTGAGATTCGATTGTTGCAGCAGCAGTTGTGTCCCTCAATGGAAGCGCTTCGCGCTTTGGGCAAGTGTGCGAGCAAAGCAGGACGGCCGCAGGTTGCGACTCAGTGTTTCGAGTATCTGCAACAATACCAAAATCTCATGACTGACCCGGATTCCAGAGCCAGAAGGTTCCGCGAGATCAACAAATATCTTTCCAAGCAGCCCGAGAGTGTTGTGTCAGTGTATCGTGCGGCTTTGTTGGCGCGGGGGCATGCGGAAGGGGTTGTTGACGGCTGA